The following coding sequences are from one Shewanella eurypsychrophilus window:
- the flgE gene encoding flagellar hook protein FlgE gives MSFNIALSGISAAQKDLNTTANNIANVNSIGFKESRAEFADVYANSIFANSKTAVGGGATTSQVAQQFHQGSLQFTNNALDMAINGGGFFVTSSDLEAKDHSFTRAGAFKVDSGNYLVDSQGNYLQTFPVDKDGNSTSVSLTTTKPVRIPDTAGSPQKTENISIQMNLNAGDSTLDPALFDPADRDTYNNSTAVTMYDSLGEPHIMTTYFVRPPDAAYTGESNWVAFYAVDGKQVDLAGAAGVYDQDTTGDGVADVIGTSAVTAGGWEGAVIKFNDTGAHTTTDPATITTVQLGVAGAGVLGPGTDGTQTLTIDFNNPTQYASTFEVTELSQDGTTVGRLTNVEVGADGLVNASYSNGSTVALARVALARFANEQGLTQVGNTSWKASLDSGPALAGEANSGTFGSIRSSALEQSNVDLTTELVDLISAQRNFQANSRTLEVNNTLQQTILQIR, from the coding sequence ATGTCGTTTAATATTGCATTGAGTGGTATTTCTGCAGCGCAGAAAGACCTAAATACAACAGCAAACAATATTGCTAACGTGAATAGCATCGGCTTTAAGGAATCTCGTGCCGAATTTGCCGATGTGTATGCTAACTCTATCTTTGCTAACAGCAAAACTGCAGTTGGTGGTGGTGCTACAACGAGCCAGGTTGCTCAGCAATTCCATCAAGGTAGCTTACAGTTTACCAATAACGCATTAGATATGGCGATTAACGGTGGCGGCTTCTTCGTGACCTCCTCTGATCTAGAGGCCAAAGACCACTCTTTTACTCGAGCGGGTGCGTTTAAAGTCGATTCAGGAAATTACCTTGTCGATTCACAGGGGAACTATCTACAAACGTTTCCAGTGGATAAAGATGGTAACTCTACATCCGTGAGTTTGACGACGACTAAACCCGTTAGGATCCCTGATACCGCTGGTAGTCCGCAAAAAACTGAAAATATCAGTATTCAGATGAATCTCAATGCGGGGGATTCCACCTTAGATCCTGCGCTGTTTGATCCAGCCGATCGTGATACCTATAACAACTCTACAGCAGTCACCATGTATGACTCTTTAGGTGAACCACATATTATGACTACTTACTTTGTACGCCCGCCGGATGCAGCCTATACCGGTGAGAGTAACTGGGTCGCGTTTTATGCAGTCGATGGAAAACAAGTAGATTTAGCTGGCGCTGCGGGTGTTTACGATCAAGATACCACAGGTGATGGTGTGGCTGATGTTATCGGTACTTCTGCTGTAACCGCCGGTGGTTGGGAAGGCGCGGTGATTAAGTTTAATGATACTGGCGCTCATACCACAACAGATCCAGCAACCATCACGACAGTACAGCTCGGCGTCGCTGGTGCGGGAGTTCTTGGCCCAGGTACAGATGGGACCCAGACCTTAACGATTGATTTTAATAACCCAACACAATACGCATCCACTTTTGAAGTGACTGAGCTGAGTCAAGATGGTACTACGGTTGGTCGTTTGACCAATGTAGAAGTGGGTGCCGATGGCCTCGTCAATGCCAGCTACAGTAACGGCTCCACCGTTGCGCTTGCGCGAGTCGCATTGGCACGTTTTGCCAATGAACAGGGCTTAACTCAAGTGGGGAACACTTCTTGGAAGGCCAGTTTAGATTCAGGTCCTGCGCTTGCGGGTGAAGCCAACAGCGGCACCTTCGGCAGTATCCGCTCATCGGCGCTGGAGCAGTCGAACGTAGATTTGACGACTGAGCTGGTGGACCTTATCTCTGCTCAGCGTAATTTCCAAGCAAACTCAAGGACACTTGAGGTGAATAACACCTTGCAGCAGACCATACTGCAGATCAGATAG
- the flgD gene encoding flagellar hook assembly protein FlgD: MSLINPLNNTQALAGQTSVSSQNTGPSQQATSAAIQAATTQSAEETSTTGNPFIDGIRLPDESSIPEANNQELTQEDFFSLLSQQLSMQDPFKPVDNDQMIAQMASFSTVDGINNLNDEIKTLNSVMTSSQALQASGLVGQKVLIPSDTGHISAEDPSLKGIISTPETIESIAVRIEDEKGQLVKTFTIDGSAGGNIDVSWDGLDKNGEPVASGNYSIKATGRVDGTSEELPVSTYAHVTSVSLGTASTGAILNLRGVGGIKIGDVLAVSET; the protein is encoded by the coding sequence GTGAGCCTCATTAACCCACTTAATAATACTCAAGCCCTTGCAGGACAAACCTCTGTATCTTCGCAGAACACAGGTCCATCCCAGCAGGCAACATCTGCTGCAATACAGGCGGCAACGACTCAGTCTGCTGAGGAAACCTCGACAACGGGGAACCCATTTATTGATGGGATCCGCTTGCCTGATGAGTCATCAATACCTGAGGCAAATAATCAAGAACTGACTCAAGAGGATTTCTTTTCGCTATTGAGTCAGCAGTTATCAATGCAAGACCCATTTAAACCTGTCGATAACGATCAGATGATCGCACAGATGGCTTCATTTTCAACCGTAGATGGCATCAATAATCTCAATGATGAGATCAAAACCTTGAATTCAGTGATGACGTCGAGTCAGGCTCTACAGGCTTCAGGCTTAGTAGGGCAGAAAGTATTAATCCCATCGGATACCGGTCATATATCGGCAGAAGATCCTTCTTTAAAAGGGATTATCAGTACGCCTGAAACCATAGAAAGTATTGCAGTTCGAATTGAAGATGAGAAAGGCCAGTTAGTGAAGACCTTCACCATTGATGGCAGCGCGGGTGGCAATATCGATGTTTCCTGGGATGGTTTAGATAAGAATGGTGAACCTGTTGCCAGTGGCAACTACTCCATAAAAGCCACCGGGCGAGTCGATGGTACGAGTGAAGAGTTGCCTGTGTCGACCTATGCACATGTTACGAGTGTTTCTTTAGGTACTGCAAGCACTGGTGCGATTCTCAATTTGAGGGGCGTTGGCGGTATTAAGATTGGTGATGTATTAGCTGTATCGGAAACGTAA
- the flgC gene encoding flagellar basal body rod protein FlgC — protein MSLFNIFNVSGSGMAAQSVRLNTTASNIANADSVSSSIDKTYRARHPIFEAEMAKANQQQSSQSVVVKGIVESDAPLQKEFSPNHPMADTDGFIYKPNVNVMEEMANMISASRSYQMNVQVAEAAKSMLQQTLRIGK, from the coding sequence ATGAGTTTATTTAATATTTTTAATGTTTCAGGCTCTGGTATGGCGGCTCAATCAGTAAGATTGAATACGACGGCGAGTAATATCGCTAATGCAGATTCGGTTTCAAGCAGTATTGATAAGACTTACCGTGCTCGTCATCCTATTTTTGAAGCTGAGATGGCGAAGGCAAATCAACAGCAGTCATCTCAGTCTGTAGTAGTCAAAGGCATTGTAGAAAGTGATGCACCGTTACAAAAAGAGTTTTCACCGAATCACCCAATGGCTGATACGGATGGCTTTATCTATAAACCTAATGTCAATGTGATGGAGGAGATGGCAAATATGATTTCAGCATCTCGCTCTTATCAAATGAATGTTCAGGTCGCTGAGGCAGCAAAATCAATGCTGCAGCAAACTCTAAGAATTGGCAAATAA
- the flgB gene encoding flagellar basal body rod protein FlgB: protein MAINFDKALGVHQYTLGIRSQRAEVISSNIANADTPHYKARDIDFDKAFQAATSRQGGLSMSRSDSKHFDLKALSQQNIGYRVPDQPDTGDGNTVEMQKEQTEFMQNALEYQMSLGFLDSKFSGLKKALRGD, encoded by the coding sequence ATGGCGATTAATTTTGATAAAGCATTAGGAGTGCATCAATACACTCTTGGGATCCGTTCCCAACGTGCCGAAGTTATATCTTCCAATATTGCTAATGCCGATACTCCACATTATAAGGCTCGAGATATTGATTTCGATAAAGCATTTCAAGCTGCGACGAGTCGACAAGGCGGTTTATCTATGAGTCGTAGCGATAGTAAGCATTTTGATTTAAAAGCTTTATCGCAACAGAATATCGGTTATCGAGTGCCGGACCAACCAGATACTGGCGATGGCAACACTGTTGAGATGCAAAAAGAGCAAACAGAGTTTATGCAGAACGCACTTGAATATCAGATGTCGCTCGGTTTTCTTGACAGTAAGTTTTCAGGTTTGAAGAAGGCGTTAAGAGGTGATTAA
- a CDS encoding CheR family methyltransferase, which produces MPNKTLAETEYTQFRLFLEQHSGIVLGDNKQYLVRSRLAPLMGKYNLPSLSEVVKHSMKPTERKLRAEVIDAMTTNETLWFRDRYPFELLSSALLPEYSRLGRPLKIWSAACSSGQEPYSLGMTILEYQQKRPGTLPGSATILATDLSPSMLEKCKNGEYDNLALGRGLSDQRKRQFFDSTDSGTMVIKDNVKKFVNFRAHNLLESYTLLGKFDIIFCRNVLIYFAPEAKAKILRQFAAALNPKGILFLGASESIAGLTEEFDMIRCNPGIYYQRKT; this is translated from the coding sequence GTGCCAAATAAAACACTCGCTGAAACTGAGTACACGCAATTTAGATTATTTCTGGAGCAACACAGTGGTATCGTGTTGGGGGATAATAAGCAGTATCTTGTGCGCAGTCGATTGGCACCTCTGATGGGAAAATATAATCTCCCATCACTTTCTGAGGTTGTTAAGCATTCAATGAAGCCAACTGAGCGTAAACTTAGGGCTGAAGTCATAGATGCTATGACGACTAATGAGACCTTATGGTTCAGAGACCGTTACCCTTTTGAATTGCTATCCAGTGCCCTTTTACCTGAATATTCAAGATTAGGTCGGCCACTTAAAATTTGGTCTGCCGCTTGTTCATCAGGGCAGGAACCTTACTCATTGGGTATGACTATTTTGGAATACCAACAGAAGCGTCCCGGAACCTTACCTGGCAGCGCAACAATCCTAGCCACAGATTTGTCACCCTCTATGCTAGAGAAGTGTAAAAATGGCGAATATGACAATTTAGCCTTAGGTCGAGGGTTATCAGATCAGAGAAAGCGTCAGTTTTTTGATTCCACAGACTCTGGCACTATGGTTATTAAGGACAATGTCAAAAAATTTGTTAACTTTAGGGCACATAATCTGCTTGAAAGTTATACCTTGCTAGGTAAATTTGACATTATTTTTTGTCGGAATGTTCTGATCTATTTTGCCCCTGAGGCAAAGGCAAAAATTTTGCGGCAATTTGCTGCCGCTTTAAACCCAAAAGGGATACTTTTTCTTGGTGCTTCTGAGTCTATTGCAGGCTTAACTGAAGAGTTTGACATGATTCGATGTAACCCCGGCATCTACTATCAAAGAAAGACGTAA
- a CDS encoding chemotaxis protein CheV has translation MSSILDSVNKRTQLVGQNRLELLLFKLNGRQRFGINVFKVKEVLQCPPLTSLPKLNPTVRGVAHIRGKTISVIDLSAATGGRPIENTEGCFIIISEYNRSVQGFLVRSVERIINMNWEAILPPPQGAGRNSYLTAVTEIEGELVEILDVEKILDQISPVKTEISKELDEILTIDREKHFHIMVIDDSAVARKQIIRALSSLGLQIDTAIDGRDALDKLNKIAKEMDNVATEIPLIISDIEMPEMDGYTLTAEIRDNPKLKDIKVVLHTSLSGVFNQAMVEKVGANDFIAKFNPDELAAAVNKHLSL, from the coding sequence ATGTCAAGTATTCTCGATTCAGTGAATAAACGAACACAGTTAGTCGGGCAAAACCGTTTAGAGCTTTTGCTATTTAAACTAAATGGTCGTCAAAGGTTCGGTATCAATGTATTTAAAGTGAAAGAGGTGTTGCAATGCCCACCTCTTACTAGCTTGCCCAAGTTAAACCCCACTGTGAGAGGTGTCGCGCATATTCGCGGTAAAACTATTTCAGTGATCGATTTGAGTGCAGCAACAGGTGGCCGTCCTATCGAGAACACCGAAGGATGTTTTATCATTATCTCTGAATATAACCGCAGTGTGCAGGGGTTTTTAGTTAGATCAGTAGAACGCATTATCAATATGAATTGGGAAGCGATTCTGCCTCCACCTCAGGGAGCGGGCAGAAATTCATATTTAACGGCGGTAACTGAAATTGAGGGAGAGTTAGTCGAAATTCTTGATGTTGAAAAAATTCTCGATCAAATATCTCCAGTTAAAACTGAAATTAGTAAAGAACTTGATGAAATTCTGACGATCGATCGAGAAAAGCATTTCCACATCATGGTGATTGATGATTCGGCGGTGGCGCGTAAACAGATAATCAGAGCATTATCTTCTTTGGGTCTGCAGATTGATACGGCTATTGATGGTAGAGATGCACTCGATAAGCTGAATAAAATTGCTAAAGAGATGGATAATGTCGCCACTGAGATCCCTTTAATTATTTCAGATATTGAGATGCCTGAGATGGACGGCTACACTTTAACTGCAGAAATTAGAGATAATCCAAAGCTTAAGGATATTAAAGTCGTACTTCATACATCGTTAAGTGGCGTGTTTAATCAGGCAATGGTTGAAAAGGTGGGTGCAAATGATTTCATTGCTAAATTTAATCCAGATGAACTTGCAGCAGCAGTAAATAAGCATTTGAGTCTATAA
- the flgA gene encoding flagellar basal body P-ring formation chaperone FlgA translates to MKVKYAIFSLILISNSVFSEQVASVPSLSAISQLAIAAVEEKIDVAEHARVNIIPQSLDTRLKPPLCLPPVTAILASNRAIKRNNTVKVTCNSPQLQYPWQIFLSVRVDILYPVVVARETLGPGDLIVRGDVVIKYVEQAVLRGQQFDNINDVVGTRVKRRMAPDQPIFSNNLCFVCKGDTVSIIARSQNFEIKTIGEALHDGNLGDRIRIKNSHSNKSVDARVIDVGEVEVRM, encoded by the coding sequence ATGAAAGTAAAATATGCCATCTTTTCATTGATTTTAATATCAAATAGCGTTTTTAGCGAGCAAGTTGCAAGTGTGCCCTCTTTATCGGCCATTTCCCAACTAGCTATAGCGGCTGTGGAAGAAAAAATTGATGTAGCAGAACACGCTAGAGTCAATATTATTCCACAAAGCCTAGACACTCGCTTAAAACCACCACTGTGTTTACCTCCAGTCACAGCAATACTAGCCAGTAACAGAGCGATTAAACGTAACAACACGGTAAAAGTCACCTGTAATAGCCCTCAGCTTCAATACCCCTGGCAAATTTTTCTTTCCGTCAGGGTTGATATTTTATACCCAGTTGTCGTCGCAAGAGAGACATTGGGGCCAGGCGATCTCATTGTTAGAGGTGATGTTGTGATTAAATATGTCGAACAAGCAGTGCTAAGAGGACAACAATTCGACAATATAAATGACGTGGTCGGCACAAGAGTTAAAAGAAGAATGGCACCCGATCAACCTATCTTCAGCAATAACCTCTGCTTCGTTTGTAAAGGTGATACAGTTTCGATTATTGCCCGCTCACAAAACTTTGAAATAAAAACCATAGGTGAAGCGCTGCATGATGGTAATTTAGGTGATAGAATTCGTATTAAGAACTCTCACTCCAATAAGAGTGTTGACGCTAGAGTCATCGATGTTGGAGAGGTTGAAGTTAGAATGTAA
- the flgM gene encoding flagellar biosynthesis anti-sigma factor FlgM produces the protein MAIDIKQVNTATNTQIGKSTTNKSSEKPSENAVTSLSTPPKSDSVSLTSQAQQLQNIQAKMTDIPEVNEQKVQEIKLAIAEGRYKIDPEKLATNIAQFENDLKDF, from the coding sequence ATGGCTATTGATATTAAGCAAGTAAACACAGCTACAAACACTCAAATTGGTAAATCAACAACCAATAAAAGCAGTGAAAAGCCGAGTGAAAATGCAGTGACGTCATTAAGCACTCCCCCAAAGAGTGACTCAGTTTCATTGACGTCTCAAGCACAACAACTACAAAACATCCAAGCTAAAATGACTGATATTCCAGAAGTGAATGAGCAAAAGGTTCAAGAGATAAAGTTGGCTATTGCAGAAGGTCGATATAAAATCGATCCTGAAAAACTCGCCACTAATATCGCCCAATTTGAAAATGATTTAAAGGATTTCTAA
- a CDS encoding flagella synthesis protein FlgN: MSQINDIIEQQLDILSRLKVIITEEKSALSDQNADLLLTLAGNKAKLLDSLNRNDEVLSNHNDKSLLTMDAQLSVKVQQAKSLLAECQQLNSENTSLIELNIASMNRLSQALQASRNASSMTYNGKGKTSTISTLGNDIKA; encoded by the coding sequence ATGAGTCAGATAAACGACATCATCGAGCAACAGCTCGACATACTCAGTAGACTAAAAGTAATTATCACCGAAGAGAAAAGCGCATTGAGTGATCAAAACGCAGATCTTTTACTCACCCTTGCGGGTAACAAAGCGAAATTACTTGATAGTCTAAATCGTAATGATGAAGTGTTATCGAACCATAATGATAAATCTTTGCTTACTATGGATGCACAGCTATCCGTAAAAGTGCAACAAGCTAAGTCACTTTTAGCAGAGTGCCAGCAGCTTAATAGTGAAAACACCAGCCTGATAGAGCTCAATATAGCTAGCATGAACCGCTTATCACAAGCACTGCAAGCCAGTCGAAATGCTTCAAGCATGACCTATAACGGTAAAGGAAAAACCTCGACTATCTCGACCTTAGGCAATGATATAAAAGCTTAA
- a CDS encoding LPP20 family lipoprotein, whose product MKKWITLGSVLAVLLLSGCASQDRYIEWETQAPESFPKLTAIGYAPLDAQPGDTQSQKVLMAMQASKIAAYRELAEQVYGQQLSANSSVNDWVLSSDSIQTSVSGVIRGAKVIKTYPTGDYYVTELELDFSQVWALYQQQNRPQKIKEITYF is encoded by the coding sequence ATGAAAAAGTGGATAACTCTTGGTTCAGTTCTGGCTGTATTGCTGCTATCTGGCTGCGCCTCTCAAGATCGATATATCGAATGGGAAACTCAGGCTCCTGAAAGTTTCCCTAAATTAACTGCCATTGGTTATGCGCCCTTAGATGCTCAACCAGGTGACACGCAATCTCAAAAAGTCTTAATGGCTATGCAGGCGTCAAAAATTGCCGCTTATAGAGAGTTAGCTGAACAAGTATATGGGCAACAGCTCTCAGCCAACAGTAGTGTGAATGATTGGGTGTTGTCTAGTGATAGTATTCAAACTTCGGTATCAGGTGTCATTCGAGGTGCGAAGGTGATTAAAACCTATCCGACAGGCGATTACTATGTTACTGAGTTGGAATTAGACTTCTCTCAGGTATGGGCATTGTATCAACAACAAAATCGCCCTCAGAAGATAAAAGAGATCACCTACTTTTAA
- a CDS encoding FlgO family outer membrane protein, which translates to MRNVLFLSSIFLLSACAQSENSDMDLLANGNQLPASSAINLISEQIVSELVEQNDELEATQPLLVATPVLLASFNKTNAVGLQLQQGLIAALHARQFNLVDINVGDNIRVTPEGDFLLTRDWKQLPSGIAVEHVVVSTMSMNSKGVVVNSRIVNITNHRVVSASQGTFSVNDLPGYLKHSEKVVSQDGLLYRDTQRGMKEVQVIGGIQ; encoded by the coding sequence ATGCGTAATGTTCTGTTTCTATCATCTATTTTTTTGCTTAGCGCGTGTGCTCAGAGTGAAAATTCAGACATGGATCTGCTTGCCAACGGCAATCAGTTGCCGGCTTCATCGGCAATTAACCTTATATCTGAACAGATAGTGAGTGAGTTGGTTGAACAAAATGATGAGTTGGAGGCTACTCAGCCATTGTTAGTCGCTACGCCTGTGTTATTGGCCTCTTTCAATAAAACCAATGCTGTTGGTTTACAGCTGCAGCAAGGTTTAATCGCGGCTCTGCATGCCCGTCAGTTTAATCTTGTCGACATCAATGTTGGTGACAATATTCGGGTGACACCAGAAGGTGACTTTTTGCTTACCCGAGATTGGAAGCAGTTGCCATCAGGAATAGCTGTGGAGCATGTGGTCGTGTCAACAATGAGTATGAACAGTAAAGGAGTTGTGGTTAATTCAAGGATAGTTAACATCACTAATCATCGGGTAGTTTCAGCTTCGCAAGGAACATTTAGCGTGAATGATCTTCCTGGGTATTTAAAGCATTCTGAAAAAGTGGTGTCTCAAGATGGGCTGCTATATCGTGATACACAGAGGGGAATGAAGGAAGTACAAGTGATAGGGGGCATACAATGA
- a CDS encoding GSCFA domain-containing protein — translation MMQNTPSSPYRDKSKEAFWKSGVVDVHLGKEVFSGLHQINLATQNPRISSIGSCFAQHVGNWLNAGGYLFNQSKIESNQVSSFAFGNLYTPKCLLQWFDIAEPESGIDKSSAIYSDGNRFYDLLRPNFKPAGFGSEASLIGARIEAVTEMIETIAVTDVLIFTLGLTEAWKDCNNLFYPSCPGVISGVFDNSLYSFYNFGYEEICANLKDIATRLKAINPNIKIILTVSPVPLTATATDNHVLIANQYSKSILRSVAGYLTSNDSDFDYFPSYEIITVPCSEDFRFESNRRSVTTSAVNYVMRHFESVLSVLEEPNITQDTQQKDENSQVPISDNDEVVCEEEMLEATRKLQDKPIEHPLLALTLFGDSHMGKLSTSFNKLNIPHSGGMVMNGSAFTQNKFALCDTEYFVPLENAASRKLWSVILDNLKKHEVHQASNKSIIISNVGMQTHQNIARFVAWLNKIYPAKKPVITVNVLVDFFNDELSEQLSILFQLHNNGHKVIVVSDPPFCKYFKESESMTNLIYSYFDAMEYIWNQFGVTFYNAARVFDEEIKDPELYISNTIHEDGRSDWYHGNSRYYTWLAEKLIKLTQ, via the coding sequence ATGATGCAAAATACACCATCAAGCCCCTACAGAGATAAAAGCAAAGAAGCTTTTTGGAAATCTGGTGTTGTAGATGTTCACTTAGGTAAGGAGGTATTTTCCGGACTACACCAAATTAATTTAGCGACCCAAAATCCTAGAATATCTTCTATCGGTTCTTGTTTCGCACAACACGTTGGCAATTGGCTCAATGCTGGAGGCTACTTATTTAATCAGAGTAAAATTGAATCAAATCAGGTTTCTAGTTTTGCCTTTGGCAACCTATATACGCCTAAATGTTTGTTGCAATGGTTTGATATTGCAGAACCTGAATCAGGTATTGATAAAAGTAGCGCTATATATTCAGACGGGAACAGATTTTATGATTTATTAAGGCCCAATTTTAAACCTGCAGGATTTGGGTCAGAAGCGTCTTTAATCGGCGCGAGAATAGAAGCCGTTACAGAGATGATAGAAACTATCGCTGTAACCGATGTACTCATTTTCACTCTAGGATTGACTGAGGCTTGGAAGGATTGCAATAATCTATTTTACCCAAGCTGCCCCGGGGTTATATCAGGTGTTTTCGATAACTCCCTCTACAGTTTCTATAACTTCGGTTATGAGGAGATCTGTGCCAACCTTAAAGATATAGCGACTCGTCTAAAGGCAATTAATCCCAATATAAAAATAATTTTGACTGTTTCTCCCGTGCCATTAACTGCAACGGCGACAGATAATCATGTCTTGATAGCCAACCAATATTCAAAATCGATTCTCCGCTCAGTAGCTGGCTATTTAACAAGCAACGACTCAGATTTCGATTATTTTCCCTCTTACGAAATTATTACTGTCCCCTGCTCGGAAGATTTCCGGTTTGAGAGTAATCGAAGATCTGTTACAACCTCAGCTGTTAACTATGTGATGCGTCATTTTGAGTCAGTTCTGAGTGTACTAGAAGAGCCAAATATAACCCAAGATACCCAGCAAAAAGATGAAAACTCTCAGGTTCCCATATCGGATAATGATGAGGTTGTCTGCGAAGAAGAGATGTTAGAAGCTACAAGAAAGCTACAAGATAAACCAATAGAGCACCCATTATTAGCGCTCACTCTTTTTGGGGATAGCCATATGGGTAAACTCTCCACCTCATTTAACAAGCTCAATATTCCACACTCTGGTGGCATGGTCATGAATGGTTCAGCTTTCACTCAAAACAAATTTGCACTATGCGATACCGAATACTTTGTACCACTGGAAAATGCTGCATCGAGAAAATTATGGTCAGTGATACTTGATAACTTAAAGAAACACGAAGTGCACCAAGCTTCTAACAAATCAATAATAATTTCTAATGTTGGGATGCAGACTCACCAAAATATCGCCCGGTTCGTCGCTTGGCTAAATAAAATTTATCCCGCAAAAAAGCCAGTTATCACAGTGAATGTACTTGTTGACTTTTTCAATGATGAACTATCTGAACAGCTCTCTATTTTATTTCAACTCCACAACAATGGACACAAGGTCATTGTCGTATCGGATCCTCCTTTTTGTAAGTATTTCAAAGAGTCAGAGTCAATGACAAACCTGATTTACTCATACTTTGATGCAATGGAATACATCTGGAATCAATTTGGAGTGACGTTTTATAATGCCGCAAGAGTATTTGATGAAGAGATAAAAGATCCAGAACTCTATATATCTAACACCATACACGAAGATGGACGTTCTGACTGGTATCATGGAAATAGTAGATATTACACTTGGCTAGCAGAAAAGCTAATCAAACTGACTCAGTAA
- a CDS encoding flagellar assembly protein T N-terminal domain-containing protein, which translates to MKLITLLLVITCSLYSQITVAAWVVVKGQANIVDGNISKAREDALEQALTYASLNNGAKFSSTQTINNGQLVQDSFTINQQSQASKVELINELIEADKLTIMVRVDVIQSHEMQCDSQQLKAAILVPQSLIKDRAQLRYGNIGFFEKNLSQRLGDAIDNHSMASFAHIHANERLDVEQALVDIRGYRLPSWLSEITDSQYVLLPEIIDISTDPAESQMLGLWSSDPNRQFQIRLSLYHGISGEQVWSESYATVSPWEFEKQETVPSNHQRFWLSAYGKSIDKILANVVEDIDSALSCRPILGQVVAKQHDRVILNLGRRHGIKVGDNFDLVLQQNIPDRFDKMRAVAGKSRAKIIIDQVTEKTATAVLVDKNASYNVQINDLAIKM; encoded by the coding sequence ATGAAACTTATTACTTTACTCCTAGTCATCACATGCTCTCTGTATTCTCAGATTACAGTTGCCGCATGGGTTGTTGTCAAAGGGCAAGCAAACATCGTTGATGGAAATATTAGCAAAGCCAGAGAAGATGCATTGGAGCAAGCGCTAACGTATGCTTCACTCAATAATGGAGCAAAGTTTTCTAGCACACAAACAATCAACAATGGTCAACTAGTGCAAGATAGCTTTACGATCAATCAGCAATCACAAGCCAGTAAAGTCGAGCTGATTAACGAACTCATCGAAGCTGATAAGTTGACCATCATGGTTCGCGTTGATGTGATCCAATCCCATGAAATGCAATGCGATAGCCAACAGCTAAAGGCCGCAATACTGGTTCCTCAATCCCTGATTAAAGATAGAGCTCAGCTTCGATATGGCAATATCGGTTTCTTTGAAAAAAATCTCTCACAGCGTCTCGGAGACGCCATAGATAATCATTCAATGGCAAGTTTCGCCCATATACATGCCAATGAGCGACTAGATGTAGAACAAGCACTAGTTGATATCCGCGGCTATCGTCTACCGAGTTGGCTCAGTGAAATTACCGATAGCCAATATGTACTACTGCCAGAGATCATTGATATATCAACCGATCCTGCCGAGAGCCAGATGCTAGGCCTCTGGAGCAGTGATCCTAATCGACAGTTCCAAATACGACTCTCGCTCTACCATGGGATCAGTGGTGAGCAAGTATGGAGCGAATCATACGCCACCGTCTCTCCTTGGGAGTTTGAAAAACAAGAAACAGTGCCGTCAAACCATCAAAGATTTTGGCTTTCGGCCTATGGCAAGAGCATCGATAAAATACTGGCTAACGTCGTCGAAGATATTGATAGTGCATTGAGCTGTCGTCCAATACTAGGACAAGTGGTGGCTAAGCAACATGATAGAGTCATTCTAAATCTAGGCCGTAGACATGGCATAAAAGTCGGTGATAATTTCGATTTAGTGTTACAACAAAATATACCAGACCGCTTCGATAAAATGCGTGCTGTTGCCGGTAAGAGTAGAGCTAAAATCATCATAGATCAGGTAACCGAAAAGACAGCCACTGCTGTTTTAGTCGATAAAAATGCCTCATACAATGTACAGATAAATGATCTAGCGATAAAAATGTAG